One Hydrogenimonas thermophila genomic window, CATGGCATAACACCTAAATCTGTAGGAAGACGGCTCGATGAAAACCTAAAAGTTGAAGATCAAGGTATTTTATACGAGAAAAAAAGCAAAGTAGAGCGCATGCCAGCAAGCGAACGTCAAAAATTGGTAAAAGAGTTAACTAAAAAGATGCACGAAGCGGCTAAAAAACTTGAATTTGAAGAGGCGGCAAGACTTAGAGATCAGATCAATAAAATTAAACAGTTGTAAAATTATTGTATCCTTTTGTGGATTGTTACAGATACAATATAACGTATTAAAGTTTAGATGTTAAAAGTTTTGTAACGACTGAGTTGAGAAACATTTGAGCCGCATGGTCAAATGTTTCTCTCCAATGATTTGTTATAAAATTTTAGTCATATGAGTTTTGTCTATGTCTAAAATCTGTTACTACAATCAATACTTTTCCATCTTTAATAAGATAAAAAAGCCTATAATTTCCAAGCCTATATCTATAATATCCTTCAAATTTTCCTTTAAGCTTTTTTATATTTGTTCCAAAATATGGATTTGCTTTTAATTGAGGATATACAATATTGACAATTTTATCATATATTTTTTTGTCAATTTGCTTTTTAATCTTTTGAAAATTTTTTGTTTCTGCTATTTTAAAATCATACAATGACATAATCTCCGTTTTTTGCTTCCTCTAAACCAATTTCCAAATTTTTAACTAATTCTTTATCATTTAATATTTCATTCATCTCATTATCACTTACATATTGAGATGAAGTTAAATATTGAAGTGTTGCATACTCAATAAAATTGGAAATATTTCTCCTCTCTCCATCAGCAGCTGTTTTTATTATTTGATAAATAGAATCATCAACTCTCATTGTTACAGTTTTCATAAAAGCAACTCCTTGTAATATTATTGCCTAAATTGTATTCAGAAATATTCATTTTGTCAAGACTTGAATAAGTTTTTTTGAAAAAATTCTTTTTATAACGGTTGAGTTGAGAAATATTTGAGCCACAGAGTCAAATATTTCTCTCCAATGATTTGTTATATGCGTGCTTGCAGTGGAAACCTTTCAGGATGTTCTATTATCTCTAAACTTAAATCCATATCTAAATTTTCCCAATAAAGATGATCTTCTCCAAAAATTTCAACTTTTGTTATATCGTTGATTGTTTTATCTTTAAACCAAGGAAATTGTTCATAGGGCAAAAAAAACTCTTTATCTCCAACTAATACCCATAGCCCATGAGTTGAAACATTAGTCACTTCAGCTTCCAAAATGCACCTCCCAAGCTTTGATAAAATCGTCATAATATTCTTCAATGATTTTTTGCTAGTTAAATTTGAGACTCCAACCAAAATTTTGCTTCACCTTGTTGAGATTTTACTTTCCATTTTTTCCATCTTTAAATATAGCCATTGGTACTTCTTTTTTACTTTCTCCACTTTGACTAAATCTATTTGCTCATAAATAGCTTTTTTTGAAAGAAAGAAATTTTTTCTTAATTGCTCTTTATTAAATACAGTACTCTCATGAATTAAATAATAATATGCAGTAGCCAAGCTGATATATAAATCATCTTCTTCTTTTTCAAATAATGAAAGCATAAACTTATGCATTTGTGTTCTTAATACACCCTTTGCAACATCTTTGCTTAATAATACTCGTGGATAAACTGCTTGTTTAGATTCAATTTCATATGCCTCAACTAAAGCTGGACCAAATAATGGACCACCTTCCTCATGACAGATTTTTCCTATAGAAACCCCACCTCTCAGAAGTAAGTTATATTCTGCATGTAATTTAGTCATTAATTTTGCAATTGCTTCAAATATAGAAAAACATGCCATTTCATTTTCAACAGGTACAGAGAATACCAAACAATCAGAAAATTGAGTAGCTTTAATATCTAATTGTTTAATTATACTTTCTGAAAATTCTTTCATTATCGCTAAGGCTTTTTCTTTTTCTTCTTCAGGAATTATTTCGTGATTTATATTTCCAGTAACACCAAGTTTTAAATTTTCTGATGTTACAGATATTAAAACATTAAATAATGATTCAATTAAACTTGAATCTGTTTCTGTTTTTTCAATGATTTCTTTAAATCCAAGAATATCAATAAAGAATGTTAATCTTTCGGTATACAACTTTATCTCCTAACGTTTTACTTTATCGACAGGTTCATCTGTTTGGTAATAGGTTTTGTTGTACATTTTTTATAGTATTGAATGAATAAACCATTGACTAGTATTTCCTTGGTTGTCTAATTTTGCATATATAATAGCAACAATAATATCTTTTTCTTTTAAATTAAATCGTTGTATTAGGGAAATATCTTTTTCTTCTAAATCAACAATATATGGCAAGTTAAAATATAATGAATCATTATCTACATCTAAAATAGTCATTTCTTTTGGTTCAATTTCTAAATCAATTTCTAAAATTTCATAAAAAGACACCCTATAATAATCTTTTATATTGAATGTATTAAATGCTTTAAAAGCTAAACTGTTAATAATCAAATTATTTCTTAAAAAATTATTTAATCTAGAAAACAGTGGTAATCTATCATTTTTAAAAACATAACCTTTCTCATCTGCTGTTATTTGCATAATACCTTTATTTTTAAACACACTCATATCTAGTTTATTTTTTGCAAATGGATTATGAAAAATAAATAATCCATCAACCAACTCTTCAGGGTTATCTTCATCTATAACTTGAAGTTGCCAATGAGGTTTATCAATATCATGTCTTATAGTTATTACAAAGTTAGTTTTTAAAGGAGATTTATTTTGAGATAAAGATAAAGAAGTTAATTTTCCTAATGTAACTGTAGCTGAAAAAATAATCGCGGATATATGTTCCATCTCATTATTACGAAATAAACCTATAGGTATTTCTGCTTGGCTATCAGGTTTTAATATAAATTCTTTTTTTATATAACTATCAGTTTCTACATCATAATATGCTCCATATAACAATGCCATAATTGGATAAATATATTGATTTCCATAATTTATTTGGTCATAAGCACTTAATGCAATGATATAAGGTGTAGTATTATCTATATAATTTAATTTAGAATACTCGTTTAAGTATTTTTTACTTTTTGATAAAATAGCATTTGAATGTCTAACAATTGATTCATCTAATTCTTTATAAAAGTTCTTTTGTAAAAAAGGAGGTTCTAACATACTTAGAGTATCACCAAGGGTTCTTTCTATTTCTTGTTTTCCCTTTTGTTTTATGTTTGATACGACAGCTTCAATATATAATTTGTTTGGAGATTCTATGATAAAATCAGGTCTATCTTTGCTAAAGTCTATTTCAAAATTTAATTTTTTAAAAATAGCAAATAAATAAAATTCCCAAAAAGCTGAATGAAAAGTCGTTTGAAATTCTTTTACAATTTTATTGTCTCTATCTTCAAATCCCTCAATCCAATCTTTTAAAATTTCTTGTTCTCCTGTAAATTTTAAATTATCTCGAACTAATTTATACTTTGGATGTAGCTTTTCTTCTTCAATATTTAAATCTTCAAATATATCCAATTTTACTTCCTCGTATAACGCTACAAATCAATATAACATTTAAAGTGAGTCAATAAATTGCACGCAAGGTAATTTATTGGCTCCTCTGATTTGTTATGTATTTATTAACTCTTTTCTTTTATCAAGATAATCTTCAAAAGATAAATCTGAATAATGAATCATATGATCTATTACAGATCTAACATACCAATTTAATTCTTCAAATAGCTGTTTTCTCTCGTTTGTATTAGGTAATAAATTTTCTAAACGATCACCAATATGAACTATACGTGTTCTTAAGCCTATTTGTTTGCCAGTTTGGGAATCTATTTTACTAGTTAGTTCTTCGAATCTTTTTAGTATGTCTTGATATTCAGTAGAGTTTGTATCTTGTACTATGTATCTTGCAATAACTTTTTTAACATCTTGAAATTTTTTATATTCTGTAGGATAGGCTAGAAATTCTAACAAACTTAAAATTTGAACAAATTTAGAAGTTGCAGATTCTGTTTTTATGATTTGTGCATATAAAATCATAGCATGATTAACTAATTTACCAACTTCTCCATTTTTTGGGAATATATTCCACTCTGGCTGTGATAAAGCAAGTCCTAACCCTTTTGTTGCTTGAGCGTTAAAAACAGCACCAGAAATTAATTTGGATTCATTGTTATTAAAATTAACAAAAAGTACAGCTGACATATTGTTAACAAAAGTTTGGCTAGGAGAAGAAGGAAGGTTATCATTAGAAATATATGAAATTTTACAATATTTATATATAAAAAAATTGAGATACTTTTGAGTTATTGTTTCCGATAAATTAGATATTAGCTCTAAATGTTTTTCATGGCTATAATTAAATATATTATCCCATGATAATTTTATTGGTATGACAATAAGTGCATATTGATTTAAAGTTTCTATTGATATACCAGTAAGCTGAGATTGTAAAGATGACAATTCTGAAATTGAAAGTTCTGCTGGATGTTTTTCTCTTAATTTAGAAACTTCTATGCTTATTAATTTATGTTTTGATAAATTTAATCTACCTTCAGGATAAATCATTATTCCTTCAGGAAGAAAAATACTTCTATTCGTCGCCAATCTTGAAATTGGTAGTATTGCTATTTGAAAACCATCTTCTATATAATCTTTATATGCAGTCTGCAAGTCTCCTAAATCTATCTTTTCATAATTATCAGTGTTATACCAATGTTGATGATTTTCTGGAAATATTAAGTCAATATCTTGCTCATTTTCTACAACGATCTTAGATGGTTCATCATCTGGAAGCAACCAACAATGCAAACAATATTCACTACACCCTTTAATATAATCATAGGGAGGATAAAAATAATTGCTATTAATATCTGTATCAATGATTTTATATGGATTATTACAAGAACTACAAAGTCTAGTTATGTATAAATCGTAATCATTAATATTAATTCCATCTTTATTGATTTTCAAACTTAACTCCCTTAATATTCAAATACATTAGTTACTAAAGTATCAGTTTTATACATAACGACTGAGTTGAGAAATATTTGAGCCGCAGGGTCAAATATTTCTCTCTAATAATTTATTGTGCACCTTAATTTATGTCAGTTTTTTATCTCTTGCAAGAGTCCAAGCTGATGCATGTTGTGTAAATCCAATTTTTGGGTAATACTCTGTTGCATTTGGCGCAGATAATAAAATAATTTTACATTTTTTATTAAGTTGTTTCTGTGTCATATCTATAAGTTTTTTACCAATACCATGTTTTTGATATTTTTTATCTACTGCTAAATCAGATAAATAACAACAGTAATTATAATCTGTTACTGATCTTGCAACTCCGATAATTTTTTTATTATATATTGCTACTATTGTTATATCGGCATTTTTTAACATACCATCAATACACTCTATGTCATCAACAGGTCTTCTTTCACCTAAAGTTGAACGATTTAGTATGTCAATAAATTCACTAGCTGTAAGTTTTGGATTTAATTTATATTCTATATTCAATTTTAGTTCCTCCTATAATACATTTATAACTTCTCATCACTCAAAAGAGGATGAAAAAGTTATAAAAGTTGTGTTAGCATAAAGACAGTTGTGTTAGCTGCTTTTTGCAATTCACAGTCAATGGCACAAATTAAAGATCTGTTTGTCCTTGTCAGAAGATGACCCAACAAAGCCTATCTAATTTGGGCTAGCTAACTCACCTATGAAACGCTATTGGAGAGCTTATGTTCTACCGTTCTATAGAGTTAGGAGGCTGTGAGCACAACCCAAATATCAAGCAATCAAGAAGGAGTTATGTTTTATGTACTATGTTGGCATAGATATTGCAAAGAAAAGTCATGTTGCTTGTATTATGAGAGAGG contains:
- a CDS encoding type II toxin-antitoxin system RelE family toxin, which translates into the protein MSLYDFKIAETKNFQKIKKQIDKKIYDKIVNIVYPQLKANPYFGTNIKKLKGKFEGYYRYRLGNYRLFYLIKDGKVLIVVTDFRHRQNSYD
- a CDS encoding GNAT family N-acetyltransferase; the encoded protein is MNIEYKLNPKLTASEFIDILNRSTLGERRPVDDIECIDGMLKNADITIVAIYNKKIIGVARSVTDYNYCCYLSDLAVDKKYQKHGIGKKLIDMTQKQLNKKCKIILLSAPNATEYYPKIGFTQHASAWTLARDKKLT
- a CDS encoding CopG family transcriptional regulator gives rise to the protein MKTVTMRVDDSIYQIIKTAADGERRNISNFIEYATLQYLTSSQYVSDNEMNEILNDKELVKNLEIGLEEAKNGDYVIV
- a CDS encoding DUF2442 domain-containing protein — protein: MVGVSNLTSKKSLKNIMTILSKLGRCILEAEVTNVSTHGLWVLVGDKEFFLPYEQFPWFKDKTINDITKVEIFGEDHLYWENLDMDLSLEIIEHPERFPLQARI